TTAGAATTGCATTGTTCAGACTTAAGTACGGtacagtgggtgatttcaagtccggtgttggccttggtgttgaaatttggattgctttcCCTAACTCCATAACTTAATCAGattttgtaaaactgatccagatcacattattgacatctcaacaactagtgagtgacatTTGGGGACCATCTTCAtgttatgtttggtgttataatctaataattataatgtaaaaattgacctaacaccaacaccaaaaggtaaacactgaacttgaaatcacccattacattacagataaaagaaatacaattttgataCACAATTTTCTAGAAAGTACTTGGTTTTAAATTTTTGTTAGAAATATGGGAGTTGCTCAATGTTAATGTAAAGTTTACACATATTCAAGAATAATCAATGGAAATTAGGTGGAAAAGtataatgtacatacatgtacatgtaggttgttGTTGTACAAAGTAGTAATCATACCTCTGTATACAAACTAGTTGTAAATATCATGGGATTAGACCAAGTTgaattagacgaagtgatatTGGACCAAGTGAAAGATAACCCATTACTGTACAATGGTCATATTAATATTAAAAGTGAGATTAAACATGgctaaaaaaatgagaaaacataATAATTGATGCAATCATATGGTATTGCATTGGGAAAATCCATGAAGTCAATATGAATTCTGACTGGAAGTCTATTTGGAAATGCTTTTAGACAATAAGAAAACAGACAAAGTAGAGACTTATCCAAGACAGTATTTGATAAAATTAACATTAAAACTCAGAATAAAAACAGCTTAGAAGTAAGAAAAACAATGTTAGTCGATGTAGTATTGCAATGGGTAATTCATGAAGTACAATTAGTCGATGTGAATTCTGACTGGAGatccatttgaaaaaaaaatgttggtcaGTCCCTATGATTTCCACCAcgatttcttcttttcttttgtcttctTGTTCCTATATGAATGATGGAAGGGTGGAGGAGAGATGGACAGAACGAGAAATAGAGTGAAACAAAACTACCACAAAAGCTATTAAAGAAACAATTCTAGCACCTAGGTGCTTAGCTATTGATGGattagatatatacatgtaacacgGTATGACGTGACAACAAAGAGGAATCTATTAAATAGTTTAGATTCGAGAAGATAAAAGTGATGTAACATGAGATAGGGAGATACAAAGAAGATGGAAACAATGGTGAAAGTGAATATTATCTGTCTAGTGGTAAAtgaaatatgtgaaataaaattACTATGGTAGCAGAAAAGATAGGAAATGATGGCAAGAATATAATTAAGAGCAAAGATGATGAGGGTTTGTATAAAGTTGAATAAGAAACCATGGAAATGGTATTAGTGGTGATAGAttaaaatgaggggggggggggagaggggatTAGGAGCTTGAGAAGGGTGAAAACGAGTGGGGGGTGAGAAtaagtaggtggtttcaaacggcctcgatcataagaattcccgttaaattacgagaacttttttaggctaaaaaatacccattaattattcctgcattcacaccgccccgaaacatacccttcgggacaATTCCTGAAGTtaggagcatgcgcagtatggtctgataagcaggcaaggcgcaagattcaaaaccactagctcagcagccacccacggtgCTCGCGCTAACTACAcgttcacattgccaaaatacctgcgaccgtGGAAAAATCccgcaaaagttctcgtaattttgccaagtacctactatttagtgggtattttttttcagggataTTACGTGCAATTTGCTTTCACGttgccaatattacctggtattttctgatcgggtaaatttcccgatcagaaaatacctggaactgacgaacttcgaggcggtctgaaaccacctagtgagtAGGTTGAATAAATGAGGTTTGGGCAAACTGAGAGGGAATGTGTGAGGGTGATAAGAGAAATGAAATGCTCTTTTAATGATGAGTTCACTGCAAAAAGGAAAACTACCACATTCACAAACTCCTACAACCTAGTATCTAAACTACTAAGGGATTAAATATTAATACAAATTGTGAAAAATTTAACAGAAATGAAGAAAGTGTGAGAAAGATAAATCAGGCGTGAATACAGGAAGGAACATTAGTAGCACGTGTAATGTGAATGGAAAATGTTACATGATAAGAGAATACATTAAAAAGcgaagagggggaagggggaTGGGAAATGAAACAAGAATTaagaaatttatatatgaagTAAAAGCACCCCACTACCCCACGTGTAATCCTCTCTACAGGCATGAAATTACACATACACTGCCAAAacattggtgttaatttaacaccggcTAGGTATCTATGTAGGAAAACACgagagaagtgttgaaacagcACCAATTTGGCGTTATGCTAACACCAGATAGACATTTAATCAAAACTTCAGTGGTGTGTTCCAATATAGAtgccaggctggtgttaaatcaaaactggtgtttttgcagtgtgactAAAATGACTAAAGTACTTATGAACAAATGTATAAACACAAAGATACAATCAGATGCAAACATGACGATCAAAAGCTTCTGCTGTTATTTTGGATGCAGTATaacagaagtacatgtacacacatttGTTTTTGCAAGAATTCACACAACAAAACCAAGCAAAATCATGAGAGCTACATGAATAATGCTcccgttatttttttttcaaatggaaTTATAAGTATACTAAAATGCGCTCGCAAGGTTAAAAAATCAGCTGCAACTTGCGTTCAATCGCAAGCCTTTTTCTTGCAACGCAAATTGGCGATTGAGTGCTAGTTGCAGTCGATTGGAATCGGCTGCAAAGTTGCAGTCGATCtgtaatcaattgcaactcaagtttcttgcaacgctcCATTAATGAgcttatgataattataaacaCCCTCAAAGAAATAGGCAAATCTAAGCAAGTAAGTTGCACTATTATCATAGTGATTGAAAAAATAACCCATGGTAATGTATACTCTTTGTAATTACATCACGACAACACTTGCAGAAAAATACACGGATGACCAACAGAACATTATGACGTTTTGGATTCCCCCAGTGCCTCCCAGTTTGTTTGTAAACACATCAATAAAGTCAGCCAATGTAATAGGCTACAAGCACTACGGGTACCTCTATAATCAATCAAGTTTTGAGTAAGGAAAATTTTCCAAGCTTCCTCAAAACTCTCTCCCCAGCACTTTGTCACTTCCATCAGAAAGTAGTTATACACTTAAACTAAATACTACTCGGGTTCAAGGTCAAGGATGATTCGGACATGCTAAGGGAACTTTCACACTGGggtaaattattttgtatattgtaaaGCTGGATAATAAAAAGTGTGTTAATCTGATCAGCTTTAAAGTTGTGATAGCATCCACAGAAAGTAGTTTTACAATTAAACTAAACTGTACTACTCGGGTTCAAGGTCAAGGATGATTTGGACATGCTATAGGAACTTTCACACTGGGgtgaattatttttgtatattgtaaAGCTGGATAATATAAAGAGAGTTAAGCTGATCAGCTTTAAAGTTGTGATAGCATCCACAGAAAGTAGTTTTAAACTTAAAGTAAATACTACTCGGGTTCAAGGTCAAGGATGATTCGGACATGCTATGGGAACTTTCACACTGGGGTAaattatttgtgtatattgtaaAGCTGGATAATATAAAGAGAGTTTAGCTGATTAGCTATAATGTTATGATAGCATCCACAGAAAGTagtttttttacaattaaaCTAAATACTACTCGGGTTCAAGGTCAAGGATGATGTGGACATGCTATGGAAACTTTCACAATGGggtaaattatttttgtatattgtaaAGCTGGATAATATAAAGCGAGTTAAGCTGATCAGCTTAAAAGTTGTGATAGCATCCACAGAAAGTAGTTTTTTACAATTAAACTAAATACTACTCGAGTTCAAGGTCAAGGATGATTTGGACATGCTAAGGGAACTTTCACACTGGGGTAaattatttgtgtatattgtaaAGCTGGATAATATAAAGAGAGTTTAGCTGATTAGCTTTAAAGTTGCGATAGCATGCACACAAAGAATAATTTGGTATAACTGAATTGAGATTAGCTGCAATCAGGAGAACTGTTGAGCTCACAAAatttttgtttgtctttttGTGTTAGGTGTCTCTTGCCTATTCACTTTAAATTTGTATCTGTCTGAAAAACCCCGAGAAAGGGCAGAACCAACTTTTCCCATCATgtaactcattttttttattcaacttcaaAGTAATCTTAAGAACCTGTTCTAACAGCATAAAggtaaataccagttgtggtaacgatatcaaaatgagttctttaatacagaatccaattaaatgaccaccaaagtgtctgtttgtataaataaaacatatgtgccaaaggattctggaagaaattatgtaattgttgagaaatcagcaaataagcacagaatttgggtcaagcgtcggacccgacattcaaagcaataattatacactatctgtgttggtgatcttcagtgtgaacatttttcagcatagatttcaagatttcacagagttcagtttatgtacattgtaactgtaccagatctcgatcctcgatgatatactgacaattaagccttgttttacagactttctcatgaaatcagtgtttactgcaactactggcatttctctttaagaagtTAGAGAAGAATAAGGAGAGTAATAGAGAAACAAAATGCTTTGACATTATAAGGGATTAAAGAGATTTCACTATGAAATCCTTAAGAAATTATTTCCCAAATTTCCAAAGGAGCATAACATTATTCATGAACCAAGCCTGTTCACACTTACTGACTCAACCAAACATGAGAATACAATGTTTGCATAAATAATGTTGACTTACGTGCTCTCGATAAGgacttccatttttttctttaaggttGCCTGGTATATTGAGTATCTAAAGTTGAAAGGGAAAACATGGATAGTTTGATCACAATGTCATGCACTGAAAACCATTCAATGCCATGCTACATCAACCCTTTAAAACATGGATACAGAAGATATTTCATTCTGTCAATTTGTTGACCTTGTCCATTTCAATGTATTGTAAATAGCTAATTAATTACGTGAAATGATGTATATTATTAACAGTCGCAGTCAATGCACTGCAATGCTATTGAATCAAGACTAAGCATTGATACGCAGATCTAATTAAttacacaattcaataaatattgaTCCTTGGACAAAGTCTATTCTTTAGGTCTATTTAAAATGGAGAGGTAGAAGAAAATTGCATTTGTGTATTTAAGTAACTATcttttcataatttaaaaaatacagtgtcctttaaaaaaaatcaatttaattaaCAAAATGGAATATGTCCATCCATCTTGCATGACCATTTGCAATTTTGTAACctttctttatcaaagttgaATTATCTATACAAATGTGTTCATTAACTTGCAACAATACAATTACAGGTTGGAtgtttttaattgcattttgaaAGCATTTGATGGATTGGAAGAATTTGttcatggattaaaaaaaaatggcagagagaaaaaaggaacaCACCATATAACAACATCAAACACCAATAAATGCAAGTTCTTACTTGTAATTTACATTTTTCACTCAGCATTTCATTTTAGCATATTCTCCcattttgtcccccccccccccattacagGTAAATGAGGGGCAATAGAGAGATAGCGAGAggggagaagaggaagaaaggggaaaggGAAATGAGTGGAGGAAGGAAATTAGGTAGAAAGTACAAGAATGCGAGAGAGGAAGAGTGGGGGAGAGAACAAAAGAGAACGGAAAAGGTGAGAGAAGATAAGAAAAGGAGTGAGAGGGAAAATGAGGGAGAgaagagaggagaaagaaaaagagaatgaagaaGAGAGAGGATGGGGTATGAGAGAAGGAAATGGAAGAAGAGAGAATGAAAAGGaagaataaagaatgaaaagaagtaTCAAAGTATCAAGAGAAAACTAGAGAAATGGgtaagagagggagagacattaaagagaaaatagatgatATTGGAAATAGGGTAAATCatatgagagaaaaaaatgatgcaaGAAAATGTACACGCAAACACACCAATACAATTGATTGAATTAAAGAAGGACCGTAAACAGAATGTCCTAGaaaattctcaataaatattgaTTGTGAGGAAATTAATGTTTGAAAACTGTGAGCTAGATTATAAGCTTTCATTGATCATATGTACAGAGCAGAAGATCCAATAATATCTAATTATGCTCACTGTAATATTGAAAGTCAGAATCATCAAATACTTTAATAGGGGTTCCATTTCCATAATATCAGTTGTGTCACTTCAGTATttgcatttcaaataaatttgttACCCTTAGAATTGGattttaattaaaattataataattaccaTCATGAATTATCAGAGTACTATAATTATGAGtagattatcatcatcatggctGTCATTACCACCATAACTAATATTAACATCCTTgtctaatcatcatcatcatcatcatcaccatcaccatcaacatcatcactatcatcatcatcatcatcaccatcatcatcatcttatcatccatcaccaccaccaccaccaccatcatcatcatcatcatcatcatcatcaccaccaccaccatcatcaccaccaccacaaccatcaccctatcattaccaccaccatcaccaccaccatcatcatcatcatcatcatcatcatcaccatcatcatcatcaccaccaccaccaccaccaccatcatcatcatcatcatcatggttcCATGCAAAGGTAATAAGTTCAATGCTAATCTATACTGCGATTATTTTTGTCACAATACTTTGATATTCCAAAACTAATGGCAGAGGGCTGCATTCAACTACCTACCTTCAGCAGCTGCTGTTACTTCGAGGACTAaatctattttcaatatttgtttgttgcataaatatatatataattgattaCCTATCAAATTTATGTACTTTGTGCTTTGATAGAAGAATAAACAAAATGGGTATAGACCATCTCTTTTTGATATAAGAGGAGTAAAAATGGGACTTTTCAAACTCACTTCTTTTTTATCTCTTCGACCtctttgttttcttcctctttGAACTTCTGAAGGATTGCCTGTAGCACTGGGAATGGTAAGTTGACATATTGGGCCACCtaggagagagggggggggggttaaaacaTAATAGAAAAATCAAGATGATGATTGATCAGTTGCTCAGTTCACTAACTGAGGTGATGTGGTTTTACTTCAATGGGCGACACGATATTATGTTCCTGTGACACTTACTCCAGTCctaatatctttattattattattttgtttagcgtcacctgtgcctgggaggcgaaaagcgaactgaatcactatgacccgcaggtctctcctcccgatataactgattctGGGGAGTGCAgttggaccactacaccggggtttccccctgcacttatacgaatagtgcagtgggttctttacgtgcaaaggtggtgactctgcTCTAGACGGGGCTTCCATTTAATGTCCTATCCAAGggatggagtgttttccattgtaacatagcctgcgtCTATGAAACATGGAGAGgtgtttacacacaacgcactggcctCAGTCATCTGCCCGGagtggactcgaacccgcgatctttggttcgacaggCAGACGCATTACTGACTGAGCCAACTGCACTCTCTATCTCAGATGGCTTAAGGTTACGTTTTGGTTTAGAATAATGCAAGGACGAGGAgcatgatttattatttttgaaagttAGGCTTTATGTTTGGCTCAACGTGTAGACTTTCCATATGTACAATTgtcaccagagcaaatgtcaggAACTCTTCAATGACATTCACCCAATTAACAATCGCTCTGACAGAAAACTGCATACTTTGCCAACACAGTACCTCATAAAACACACTAATACATTTTCTTCACATTCCTGTTGACCAAATACCCTGACTTTATGTCATCATAGACATTATTAAAGCAGAATCAACAGCCACATGTCACCTGACTGGTTAAAGGTCACCTGACTTTCTCAATGAAACATGAATGTTTAGATGTTAGCTCATTTTTCTAGGACTCACCTCTTGGGAAACCTGAGAAGTTTTTCTCTCCATGACGAAGATCTTCGCCACATTCTCATCAGGACCGAGCTGTATCCTCCTGAGGAGAGGGAAATCATGGGTCTTCAGCTCTTGCGTACCTGAGAttaaaaaagatttaaaaaacagGAGTAAATTGACATTGTTTCAGAGATAGTTGTTCTTTCTATAACAAGTTTCCTGATCCTTTGTTTTCTAAAGTTAATGTTTGTTTGTTGATGTAAAGATGATAGTATAATGTCCTGTTTATTTCAGGTAAACTTTTGTAAATGAAAGTAGTCCCAAGGTATCAAAGTAGACCAACCCTGACAACCGAGTGACTGTTCTACTCATTAAGGTACCTGGCAAGCACGATCTCTGAAGATTATTGGGTATATTCTTGCATTTCATGgatgtaaataaaaatcaatcataatagGATGTTTTGTGACTGATTCGAATCAATCTGACTATAACCAGCTTGTAATGCATACATTTGCCAGAAGGCATAGGTAATATCTTTATCATTACAAAAGGAATACATaggcagggtgctacataactttttagaagcactttcccagttgggcaagtaaatttttgaatagttggaatatacttgccaaTAAATCTATTTCATTTGCCCAAAAAAATCCTTTATTCAAGTTtcacctcttcaaaagaaagtgtTGTGGTTTTATAAACCAATGAACTTCTTTTCTCTACTTTGACATGAGCTGATGAACCTTGTTATTGCATGACTATTTCCAAAGTTATTTCATATTGCCCACTATGACCAAAATAAGGATTGATATCATATCAAAAATATCGACCCTTATTTTGGTCATTccactgtgagaattttgctttcccgactcgggcaagtagttttggtctttattttcaaaacacttgccAAACTCTAACTTTAACTTGCcctgggcaatcgggcaagtgcttatgtagcagcCTGCACATAGGCCATCTCTTGAGCATATAATGCTCGGAATTGTGTGTTCACGATGAAGAATTATGGTATTTCTAGACCTCCACAATTCAGAATGATTTGCCTCAATCACGACTCAATTCACGactaaaggcgaccgcacacgttacgattggtctgcgaaccgatttcagaataaaatgtagtagaaaatgatgataatattgagacttggaatatcttactgtgtaatgttttaaatcattgtaCAAATTCcttatgttcaaatctgtgactatgctatcatccttgttagaataaaagcgaaatgaatatctagtcataatgacatcatagcagtcgtacgattggctacgatttgaaactacatgtaatttggcctttactccaaaataaaagcttgcaatcattcaaaatggttatattagtattccttcaattaatttcaacctcaAATGAAATTATATGTTCCAATTACATTGTCAGAatatgagcaaaatgcgatttgttccaaaatcggatcgcgaacggtcgtaaggtgtgcggtggccttaagagaAATGTTGTAGGTTACCTCCACTGTTCGACACTGAAAACAGACTGAACTCCTCAGGAGGGTTCTCCACTGCGAATTTAGTAAGTAGTAGTTTGATGACCTCGATGGTCGATTGTGTACTGGAAGCTCTCACGTTTGAAACCGTTCCATATCTCGGTCTGAACACCCTCGtctgagaagaaaaaaaatgagggaagGGAAAAGATGGGCCAGTTAAATGCAAGACAgttctgggggtgtttcacaaagatttaaaggtaaattccaTTTGTGgtaatgatataaaaatgagtttgtacagaatccaatgaaatgactaccaaagtgtctgtttgtataaataacaAATATGTGCAacaggattctggaagaaattgtgtaattgctgagaaattagcaaataagcacagaattcgggtcaagcgtcgggccgacattcatagcaataataatacactgtcccacgtgcgcttatctgtgttggtgatcttcagtgtgaacatttttcagcgtagatttcaagatttcacaaagttcagtttatgttactgtaccagatctagatcctcaatgataaaCCGACAATTAAGCCCGGtcttacagactttctcatgaaatcagtgtttactgctactactggtatttctctttaagtgtGACTTTGAATCACACTTAAATTCCCATTTGCCTGGTCAAAATCATGCTTAGAGGACACGCACTACTGCATATCAATCAACAAGATTGCATGTTACATGGCATGTCATGGagcgtcgtggcccagtggattagtctcccgactttgaaacagagggtcgtgggttcagaccccagccatggcataatttccttcttcagcaaggaattcatccacaatgtgctgcactcgacccaggtgagggaaatgggtaccggcaggaagtaattcctcaaagagctgtgtgcacctgaataggtagcatagcttagccgggtaataataatagcaaggcccgctgggagaacagttttcggacctgaagtggctaccctgggtaaatataccgttattattattattataatgtgCGTGTAAGCAATTAAGCATGACTCAAGGTCAAatgtttttgtgaaacaccaccaGACGTCTCTAACAGGCTTTATGAAAAAGGATGCTTGACAACGGAACTGACAGCAATGAAAACCAATAAGCATGGAAGACCCAATTGATATCTACAATATACacactacatgtattgtgtCATAATCATGTCATGAATACCAAGATCATGGAGTGCGGTAGTGTTTCTACATGGAAGGCAGAGGTATCAGCTTgggtttgcttttttttcaattgttctACTAACCTTAGTCAGAAAGGTACTATCTTGAATCTTTAAGTTTGCGATATTATGGGTAAAGGGAGGAGGGGCTTCGCTAcgagcataaataatttttaaatctgaagaccaatgaaatttttagcaacTGATTTTATCTAAATGAAAGTCAATCTTAGCTGTTAGTGAACTGTACCTGAAGATTGATTAAAAAACAGTATTCACAGGCCATTAATGCCAACAGGACCAAGTCACACAAAAGTTtaagattgattgcaaatttaaAAGATCCGATTGGTTGATGGTAATTAAAGTATTTTGAACAATTTCTACTTCAGTGTCTGAATGTTACTATGGCTATTGTCATATGACATCTGTCTGATAACGTCACTGCTGAAAACCTTCATGCATTGGTCACCTTACCTTGCTATTATAGAGATGCCCGCTGAAAGACATCGTTCTCCTCCTTAAATTTGACTTCTTTGGCATCGTTGATGAAAGCTCTTTCTGTTCAATATCGCCATTTGGCGATCCGTTCGCTGCCTTCTCAATCTCTGCGACCACATCGTGATTGTTCAAGGCATCCCTGGGCAATGAGTTAGACATTCTCAATCGTTCAAAGGTGGCCAAATTGTCCTCTTTTTTTGAAACCCCATTGTTGCCTTCCTCGTGGCTGTGGTCGTTATCGGACCCGTCGTTCTCCTCGGGAATGTCGCCGACACTATCGCGCAGTTTCAGGGAGCGCCTGTTTCTCGCGCCGCTTCCCATGGCATTCATGAGTTTCTCGTCGAGTCCGTTCTCGCAGGGCAGACGCGTGCTCTTGCGTTTCCATGATGGCTCTTCTTTCTTGAGGCGTATCACCTGCTGCGTTCCCCAGTACAGCTTGAGGACTCCATACACGACGGGCATCCCCTTCCTCTGTAAACCagtaacaaaaatatgaagtacatacatgtatacatgtttcACGTAGTGATTTAATG
This region of Lytechinus variegatus isolate NC3 chromosome 18, Lvar_3.0, whole genome shotgun sequence genomic DNA includes:
- the LOC121431632 gene encoding ras association domain-containing protein 2-like isoform X3, whose protein sequence is MTDESGDMLETRYRSLVTKPSFASELKQYNLYFAGTRPTQQLQIHERKGMPVVYGVLKLYWGTQQVIRLKKEEPSWKRKSTRLPCENGLDEKLMNAMGSGARNRRSLKLRDSVGDIPEENDGSDNDHSHEEGNNGVSKKEDNLATFERLRMSNSLPRDALNNHDVVAEIEKAANGSPNGDIEQKELSSTMPKKSNLRRRTMSFSGHLYNSKTRVFRPRYGTVSNVRASSTQSTIEVIKLLLTKFAVENPPEEFSLFSVSNSGGTQELKTHDFPLLRRIQLGPDENVAKIFVMERKTSQVSQEVAQYVNLPFPVLQAILQKFKEEENKEVEEIKKKYSIYQATLKKKMEVLIESTLDTRL
- the LOC121431632 gene encoding ras association domain-containing protein 2-like isoform X1, translated to MTDESGDMLETRYRSLVTKPSFASELKQYNLYFAGTRPTQQLQIHERKGMPVVYGVLKLYWGTQQVIRLKKEEPSWKRKSTRLPCENGLDEKLMNAMGSGARNRRSLKLRDSVGDIPEENDGSDNDHSHEEGNNGVSKKEDNLATFERLRMSNSLPRDALNNHDVVAEIEKAANGSPNGDIEQKELSSTMPKKSNLRRRTMSFSGHLYNSKTRVFRPRYGTVSNVRASSTQSTIEVIKLLLTKFAVENPPEEFSLFSVSNSGGTQELKTHDFPLLRRIQLGPDENVAKIFVMERKTSQVSQEVAQYVNLPFPVLQAILQKFKEEENKEVEEIKKKYSIYQATLKKKMEVLIESTNKKTKEKKKSWWKS
- the LOC121431632 gene encoding ras association domain-containing protein 2-like isoform X2, coding for MTDESGDMLETRYRSLVTKPSFASELKQYNLYFAGTRPTQQLQIHERKGMPVVYGVLKLYWGTQQVIRLKKEEPSWKRKSTRLPCENGLDEKLMNAMGSGARNRRSLKLRDSVGDIPEENDGSDNDHSHEEGNNGVSKKEDNLATFERLRMSNSLPRDALNNHDVVAEIEKAANGSPNGDIEQKELSSTMPKKSNLRRRTMSFSGHLYNSKTRVFRPRYGTVSNVRASSTQSTIEVIKLLLTKFAVENPPEEFSLFSVSNSGGTQELKTHDFPLLRRIQLGPDENVAKIFVMERKTSQVSQEVAQYVNLPFPVLQAILQKFKEEENKEVEEIKKKYSIYQATLKKKMEVLIESTSLDTRL